The following proteins are encoded in a genomic region of Arachis stenosperma cultivar V10309 chromosome 4, arast.V10309.gnm1.PFL2, whole genome shotgun sequence:
- the LOC130974625 gene encoding uncharacterized protein LOC130974625, with translation MSSEEESVLVLVHCSGKIKRRKKYGVKFTNREPLSVFISSSSTLSDVKNSILQKFGVFGSKLVKKIFYKIPIAVVSSGVQYDAFVLAADEDIRVLFHCVRSFPEVRIHELYAKLEVAVDSSGASAPVHSSTAAGGVSCSMPAARPSVPQVASPSFATDLERTEVVGFVPLHNPGVRQQAFEGDTGHAIVHEVQGFGEPDRVENAMRDDDSDQEPIDIFGDSDDDTGANSHAQQGSSSSGIQQYPPHFSTLNLEALGQQADGGTTNKDEAVLSVKDYSIRRGVEYRVLESDHLKYHGKCKEFGKGCSWLIRISLHARKSTWEVRRYNGLHTCLATSISSDHRQLDYHVICAKIFPLVSADAAVPIKVLQQATEADYGFKPSYRKVWMAK, from the exons ATGTCAAGTGAGGAAGAGAGTGTTCTTGTCTTAGTGCATTGCTCTgggaaaatcaaaagaagaaaaaaatatggtGTGAAGTTCACTAACAGAGAACCATTGAGTGTATTCATTAGTTCATCAAGTACTTTGTCGGATGTCAAGAACAGCATCTTGCAGAAATTTGGGGTATTTGGGAGCAAGTTGGTGAAGaagatattctacaagattcccATCGCAGTAGTCTCGAGCGGTGTTCAGTATGATGCGTTCGTGTTAGCGGCTGATGAAGATATTAGGGTTCTGTTTCATTGCGTTAGGAGTTTTCCGGAGGTCAGAATACACGAGCTGTATGCGAAGTTGGAGGTTGCCGTCGATAGTTCTGGGGCATCGGCTCCAGTTCATAGCTCGACTGCCGCAGGCGGTGTGTCTTGTTCGATGCCTGCGGCCCGGCCATCTGTTCCGCAGGTCGCATCCCCTTCCTTCGCGACTGATTTAGAACGAACGGAGGTAGTTGGTTTTGTACCTTTGCATAATCCTGGGGTCCGACAGCAGGCATTTGAGGGGGATACAGGTCATGCCATAGTTCATGAAGTTCAAGGCTTCGGGGAACCTGATCGAGTAGAGAATGCAATGCGGGACGATGACTCTGACCAGGAGCCTATAGATATCTTTGGGGACAGCGATGATGACACAGGTGCTAATTCACATGCACAACAAGGGTCTTCAAGTTCTGGCATACAGCAGTACCCTCCACACTTCTCCACTCTAAACTTGGAGGCTCTAGGTCAACAGGCGGACGGAGGTACTACA AATAAAGATGAAGCTGTTCTGAGTGTGAAGGACTATAGCATCCGTCGAGGTGTTGAGTACCGAGTGTTGGAATCGGACCATCTGAAGTATCATGGAAAATGCAAGGAGTTTGGCAAGGGTTGTAGTTGGTTGATTCGAATATCGCTCCATGCACGAAAGAGCACTTGGGAGGTTAGGAGGTACAATGGTCTCCACACTTGCTTGGCCACCTCTATTTCCAGTGATCACCGTCAGCTTGATTACCACGTTATCTGTGCGAAGATTTTTCCATTGGTTAGTGCGGATGCTGCAGTACCGATAAAGGTGTTGCAACAAGCAACTGAAGCTGATTACGGGTTCAAGCCCAGTTACCGGAAGGTTTGGATGGCAAAATAG